The following DNA comes from Agromyces mangrovi.
TGGCCGTTCACGCAGGTGTTCCTTCCGCGCGGCTCGAGGAACCGCATCGTGACATCGCCCTCAGGCTAACAGTCGCGTCGTTCGCAGGGCTTCGCCGCACGTGCGCACGGTCGTCACACGCCGTTCACACGGACGTGCATACACTGCGGCTGATGATCCCGATCGGCATGAGCACGACGTGCGTGTACCCCCTCCCGCCCGCGGACGCGTTCCGGGAGGCCGCCGAGGTCGGATTCGACGGCGTCGAGGTCATGGTCACGCAGGAGGAGACGACACAGGACGCCTCCGCGCTCCTCTCGCTCGCCGACGCGCACGGGCTGCCCGTGCTGTCGATCCACGCGCCCGTGCTGCTGCTCACGCACTTCGTGTGGGGCCGAGACCCGCGCGTGAAGCTCGAGCGCACGGCCGCGCTCGCGCGCGACACCGGGGCGGACACCGTGGTGGTGCATCCGCCGTTCCGCTGGCAGGCCGGCTACGCCGAGCAGTTCCTGCCGATCGTGCGCGAGACCGCCGAGGAGTACGGCGTGCACATCGCGGTCGAGAACATGTTCCCGTGGCGGGTGGCCAAGCGGAACCTCAAGGCCTACGCGCCCGGTCCCGACCCGCGCGAGATGGACTGCGACGACATCACGCTCGACTTCTCGCACGCCGCCCTCGCCGGCATCGACTCGCGCGAGTTCGCCCGCGAGGTCGGCGGGCGCCTTCGCCACATCCACCTGTGCGACGGCTCCGGCAGCAGCGACGACGGGCGCATCTTCGACGAGCACCTGCTGCCGGGCCGCGGCACGCAGCCGGTCGCCGAGACGCTGCGCGACCTCGCCGATGCGGGGTGGCACGGCCAGATCGCCGCCGAGGTCAACACCCGCAAGGCGCGCAGCGAAGACGAGCGGATGCAGCTGCTGCGCGAGACCCTCGACTTCGCGCGCGAGCACACGGCAGTGGCATCGGAGCCCGTCGCCGAGCCCGCCTGACGCGGGACCGTCAGCGGTCGGCGAGCCGCGCCGAGGCGAACCCGAACGAGCGGGCCCCGCGCCGCCGCGCCACGAGCGCGAGCGAGCCGACAACCGCGAACAGGCCGAACGCGGCGAGGATCAGCGCCGGCATCGCGACCGCCGACCCGCCGACGCCCGACACGATCGCCTGCATGCCCGCGACCGCCCAGGTGAGCGGCAGGAACGGACTGATCGCCTGGAACGGCGCGCTCAGGATCTCGACCGGGAACAACCCGCCCGACGCGAGCAGCTGCACCGCGAGCAGCACGAGCGAGACCACCATGCCGAGCCGGCCGAGCCAGGTCGAGAGGAACGCGTGCAGCGCCGTGAAGACGAGCGCGACGAGCCCCGCGAACGCGAGCGTCTGCGGCAGCATCGCCCAGCCGACGCCGAGCGAGGCGTGCAACAGCACGGTCGCGACGACGGCCTGGGCGAGGCCGACGAGGCAGGCGCGCGCGAGTCCGCGGAAGACGATGCGGCTGGTCGGCGCGGTGCTGCGCAGCTCGGCCGCCGTCACGGGCCGGAAGATCAGGAACATCGCGAGCGCGCCGACCCAGAGGCCGACGGGCACGAAGAACATGCCGACGGCCTCGCCGACCGATGCGATCGGGTTCGCGCGCTCGGCGGTCGTGACGACCGGCTGTGCGACCACGGCGGCGGCCTGCTCGGCGTCGATGCCGGCGACGGCGGCCGCCTCATCCGCACCCTCGGTGAGTCCGTCGGCGAGCGCGCCTGCGCCGGTGGAGAGCTCCGAGGCACCGGATGCCGCGCCGCTCGTGCCGTCCGCGAGCTGGCGTGCGCCGTCGGCGAGCTGCGATGCGCCGCCCGCGAGCTGACCGGCGCCGTCGGCGAGTGCGAACGCGCCCCCGGCGAGCTGGTTCGCGCCGCCTGCGGCGTCGGTCGATGCGGTCGACAGCTGGCCGAGTCCGGCCGCGAGGCCGTCGACGCCCGCGGCGAGCTCGTCCGCTCCGCCGGTGATCTCGGCCGAGCCGGCCGAGACCTGCGCGGCGCCGTCGGCGAGGTCGGCGGCGCCCGCCTGGGTCGCGCCGACCGCCGCTGCGGTGCTCGGGATGAGGCCGGGCTGCGTGGGCGTCCCTGTCTCCCCCGCCGCGACGAGGGCGTCGAGGCCCTGCGCGGTCGCGGTGGGAGCGCCCATGAGCTGCGCCGCGCCGGGCACGCCGGCGGCGTCGGCCGCGGCGAGCACGGCCTCGAGCTGGGGCGCGAGCATGCCGAACCCGTCGGCCGCGTCGCTCACGCCGCCCACGTAGGAGGTCACGCCCGCGGTCAGCGCGTCAAGTCCCTGCGCGGGGTCGGAGATGCCGGCCGAGAACGCGGCCGCGCCATCGGCCACCCCGTCGACGCCCGACGCGTACAGCGCGACGCCGTCGGCGTAGGCATGTGCACCGGATGCCGCCTCCGCGGCGCCCGTCGCCGCCGAACCCACGCCCCCGGCGAGCTGGTCGAGCCCGGTCGCGAGGCCGCCGACCCCGCCCGCGATCTCGCCCGCTCCCGACGCGGTCGCCGCGGCGCCGTCGGCCGTGGCGGACACGCCGTCTGCCGTGGCATCCGCCCCGCCCGCGAGCCCGTCGAGGCCGCCGGCGAGCTCGTCCACGCCGTCGGCGAGCTGCGTCGCACCGTCGGCCGCGTCGCCCAGCGCATCGGCGGTGGTCTCCAGCCCGCCGTAGAGCCCAGCGAGGTACTGCTCGGTGATCTCGCGCCCGAACGCGCTCGACATCGCGTCGCCGACCGACTGCGCGACCGAACCGGTGAGGTAGGCGTGCGCGTCGTCGGTCACGATCGTGAGCTCGGCCTGCTCCGGCGCATCGCCCGAGATCGTCGCGACCGACGCCGAGAAGTCCTCGGGGATCGTGAGCACCGCGTACGCGGCGCCGTCGGCGAGCGCCTCGGCCGCCTCTTCGTCGTTCGAGATGGTCCAGTCGAACCCGACCATGTCGGGCCCGGTCAGCTCGGTCACGAGCAGGCGCCCGGCGAGCAGCACCTGCTCCTCGCCGTCGGCGTCGGTCGTGGTGACGAACTCGTCGTTGTTCACCACGATGGCGGGAATCGCCTCGAGCTGGTCGTCGCCCCCGGAGATCGCGGCGGTGACGAGCCCCGCCACGGCGAGCGGCACGGCGACGACGGTCGCGAGGGCGATGGCGAGGCGAGTGCGGCGCTGGCCGGGCGTGCGACCCAGGGCGGCTTCGAGTCGGGTGGTCATCGGAGGCTTGCCTTCCGGTCGTGCGCGAACGCGTCGGGCGTGTCGTTCGCCTGGGAGGTGAGGTCGAGGTCGCGACGCTCGCGTCGCGGAGGCACCGTGTCGGCGGTGTCCGCCGGGCCGGTGAGCACGAGGGTGACGTCGGCCGGCAGCATCCGGTCGAGCAGCTCGGCCCAGTCGCCGTGGCGTGCCGCGGGCACCGCGTCGTCTAGCTCGACGACGAGCACCGCGGGGCGCTCGGCGAGCGCGGCGACGACGAGCGCTGCGGCGCGGCCGACCGGGTCCAGGGTCGCCAGCGGGGCATCCGGGTGCACCTCGACGCCGGCACCGCGCAGTCGGTCGAGCGCGCGGTCGGTCGCCCGGGTCGAACCGGTCAGGCGCCACCACGGTGCAGCCGCGTCGACGCGCTCGGCGACGATCTCGCGCACGGTGCGATCGCCGTCGGCGGATGCTCCGGGGAGGTCGACGAGGGCCACGCGACGCATCGCGCGCGACGCGTCCGACGGCAGCGGAGCACCGAGCACGTGCACCCGGCCGGAGACCGGTTCGAGGCGCCCGGCGAGCGTCGCGCCGACGATGCGGCGCGACGCGGCCGTACCGGTCACGTGCAGCACCCCCGGCGGGTACGCGCAGGTCGACCGGGCCGATCGGCTCGTCGTCGAGGCCGAACACGGCCTCCGACGCCCCGATCGCGTCGCCGTCGCGCGCCGCCCAGCTCGCGTCGTCGAGGTGCGTGCGCAGGCCCTCGCCCTCGATGTCGACGTCGGGCAGCAGCTTCGCGAGCCACGCCGGCAGCCACCACGCTGCGCGCCCGGCGAGCGCCATGGCTGCCGGCACGAGCGTCATGCGCACGAGGAACGCGTCGAACGCGACGCCCACTGCGAGCGCGAAGGCGATGCCCTTGATGACGCCCGAGCCCTCGGGCACGAACGCGAAGAAGACGAAGAACATGATGAGCGCGGCCGCCGTGACCACGCGCGCGGCGTGCTGGAAACCGTGCACGACCGACGCGCGCGGGCGCCCGGTGCGCACGTACTCCTCGCGCATGCCGGAGACGAGGAACACCTGGTAGTCCATCGCGAGGCCGAACAGCACGGCCATGAGGATGATCGGCAGGAAGCTGAGGATCGGGCCGGGTTCGATGTGCAGCAGGTCGGCGAACCAGCCCCACTGGAAGATCGCGACGGTCGCGCCGATCGCGGCGAACGCCGAGAGCAGGAAGCCGAGCGCGGCGGTGAGCGGCACATAGAGCGAGCGGAACACCACCATGAGCAGCAGCACCGACAACCCGACGACGATGAGCGCGAACGGGATGAGTGCGTCGGAGAGCCGGTTGGAGATGTCGATCGAGACGGCCGTGTAGCCGGTGACGGCGATGGGCGTGCCGTAGTCGGCCTCGATCTCGGGCGCGAGCTCGCGGATCGACTCGACGAGTTCCTTGGTCGCCGGGTCGTCGGGAGCGGTCTCGGGGATGACGCGGATGATCGCCGTGTCGACGGTCTCGTTGGGGATGCCGTCGGCGACGTACTCGACGCCGTCGAGCTGGCCGAGGCGCGTCCCGATCGCGTCGAGATCGTCGAAGATGTCCGTGGTCTGCGTGATGTCGACGGTGACGACGAGCGGGCCGTTGTAGCCCGGCCCGAAGCCGTCGGCCATGAGGTCGTACGCCTCGCGCACGGGCGCACCCTCGGGCTCGGAGCCGCTCGTCGGGAGGTTCAGGTCGAGGCTCAGTGCCGGCACCGCCGCGACGCCGAGCACGCCCACGACGGCGAGCGCCGCAACGACCGGCGCCTTCAGCACCGCGTCGACCCAGCGGCGGCCCATCGGCCGCGAGCCGCCCTCATCGGCGGCGACCGCCCGGCGGGCGGTGCGCCCGCCCGGCTTCGGCGCCAGGCGCCCCTTGGCGAGGCCCATGACCGCCGGCAGTAGCGTGACCGCGCAGAGCACCGCGACGAGCACCGCGAGGGCGGCCGAGAGGCCCATGACCGACAGGAAGGGGATGCCCACGACGAGCAGGCCGAGCAGCGCGATGATCACCGTGAGCCCGGCGAACACGACGGCGCCGCCTGCGGTGGCGACGGCTTCGGCCGCGGAGTCCTCGGGGTCGGCACCGCGCGCCAGTTGGGTCCGGTGGCGCGACAGGATGAACAGCGCGTAGTCGATGCCGACCGCGAGCCCGATCATGACGGCGAGCATCGGCGCGGTGCTCGAGACCGTGGTGAACGCGGCGGCGATCGAGATGCCGCCGAACGACACGCCCACGCCGATGAGCGCGCTGAGCAGCGGCATCCCTGCCGCGAGCAGCGAGCCGAACGTGACGACGAGCACGACCGCGGCGAACAGCACGCCGAACGCCTCGGTGATGGTGAGGCCGAACTCGGTCTCCTGGAACACGTCACCGCCGAACGCCACCAGCAGCCCCGCATCCTCGCCGATCTCGGCGGTGTCGGTGACGGCCTCGATCTGCGCGTCGGTCACGTCGGTGACCTGCCCGTCGAACTGCACCTGGATGTACGCGGTGCGCCCGTCGCCCGAGACCGCATTGCCGGCGTACTCGTCGAACGGGCTGGTCGCCGAGGCGACCCCGTCGAGCGCCTCGAGCTCGTCGGCCATGTCCTCGATCGCCGTGCGATACGGCTCGGATTCGACGATGCCGCCCTCGGGCGCCTGCACGATGGCGTTCGCCGACGCGCCCGCGGTCTGCGGGAACACCGCCTCGAGCGTGTCGAGCGCGTCCTGCGACTCGGTGCCGGGAATCGCGTACGACTCCTGCAGCTGGCCGCCGAGGGCGACGCCGCCGCCGACGAGCGCGCCGAGCACGACGACCCAGCCGACCAGCACGAGCCAGGCGCGCCGGTACGAGAACCGGCCGAGACGGTGGAGGAGCAGTGCCACGGGGATGTCCTTATCGCTGTGCGGTGACGGGTTCGAGCAGTTCGCCGACGATGCGGTTGAGCGCCCGGCGGACCACGTCGTCCTCGGCGAAGTCGGCCTCGTCGCGGTAGGTCATGCCGGCGACGAGGGCGTAGGCGGCCCCGCCGAGCGCGATGCCGAAGCGCAGGCGCTCCTCGGTGCTCGGCTGCTGGGCGAAGATGAGGTCGGTGAGGCGCCGGATCACGTCGTCGGTGCGCGTGCAGACGGGCACGCCGGCGAACGACGACCGGTGGTTGATGAAGGTGAACACCTCGAGTCGGTGCGCGAGCAGCATCTCGATGAACCGCTCGCGGAACCGCACCCAGTCGTCGGCGGCGAGGTCGGATGCCACGAGCTCGTCGATCACGTGCTCGAGCGCCTCCAGCGCGGGCGAGATCGCCGCCTCGAGCAGCGCCTCCTTGGAGCCGAAGTGGTACAGCACGCTCGACTTGGCGTATCCGGCGTCATCGGCGATCTGCTGCAGCGAGGCGCCCGCGAAGCCGCTGGCGGCGAAGTGCCGCAGGGCCGTGTCGCGCAGCGCGTCGCTCGGCGCCGTGCGCGCCTCGGGCGTCGTGGTGGTCACCCCAGCAGCGTAGGCTGACCGATCGGTCAGGACGGAATCGAGCGGCTGGATTCCAAGGTTGCTCTCAGGCTCGCGACACATCGCGGTAGCGTGGGCGCATGCGCAAGTACCTCTTCAGCGGTGCAGTGATCAGTTCGCTCATCAGCGGCATCGGCGTGGTCCGCGCGACGGCCAGCGGGCCGCGCGACTGGAGGCTGCTGCTGATGTGGGTCGCCTGGGGCGCGAGCCTCGCGATCGCGATCGGCACGGTCGCCGACGAGCGCGCGCTCGAGGAACTCGAGGACTGACGCCGCCCATCCACAGGGGCGGCGTGTCGAGCGGGTGATACCGCCGCGGGCATACGACACTGGGTGGAGCAGTCGTTCCACTCCCGGAAGGGGCCCGCATGTTCCGCCGCCGTCGGCGCCGCAAGGCGCAAGCCGCAGCCGCCGAGGCGCCGA
Coding sequences within:
- a CDS encoding YhgE/Pip family protein; amino-acid sequence: MALLLHRLGRFSYRRAWLVLVGWVVVLGALVGGGVALGGQLQESYAIPGTESQDALDTLEAVFPQTAGASANAIVQAPEGGIVESEPYRTAIEDMADELEALDGVASATSPFDEYAGNAVSGDGRTAYIQVQFDGQVTDVTDAQIEAVTDTAEIGEDAGLLVAFGGDVFQETEFGLTITEAFGVLFAAVVLVVTFGSLLAAGMPLLSALIGVGVSFGGISIAAAFTTVSSTAPMLAVMIGLAVGIDYALFILSRHRTQLARGADPEDSAAEAVATAGGAVVFAGLTVIIALLGLLVVGIPFLSVMGLSAALAVLVAVLCAVTLLPAVMGLAKGRLAPKPGGRTARRAVAADEGGSRPMGRRWVDAVLKAPVVAALAVVGVLGVAAVPALSLDLNLPTSGSEPEGAPVREAYDLMADGFGPGYNGPLVVTVDITQTTDIFDDLDAIGTRLGQLDGVEYVADGIPNETVDTAIIRVIPETAPDDPATKELVESIRELAPEIEADYGTPIAVTGYTAVSIDISNRLSDALIPFALIVVGLSVLLLMVVFRSLYVPLTAALGFLLSAFAAIGATVAIFQWGWFADLLHIEPGPILSFLPIILMAVLFGLAMDYQVFLVSGMREEYVRTGRPRASVVHGFQHAARVVTAAALIMFFVFFAFVPEGSGVIKGIAFALAVGVAFDAFLVRMTLVPAAMALAGRAAWWLPAWLAKLLPDVDIEGEGLRTHLDDASWAARDGDAIGASEAVFGLDDEPIGPVDLRVPAGGAARDRYGRVAPHRRRDARRAPRTGLRPGARARCSAAVGRVARDASRGPRRPPRSIRRRRSHRARDRRRARRRGCTVVAPDRFDPGDRPRARPTARCRRRGAPGCPAGDPGPGRPRRSARRRRARRAPRGARRRARRRGARGTPRRLGRAARPDAAGRRHPRAHRPGGHRRHGASATRASRPRPHLPGERHARRVRARPEGKPPMTTRLEAALGRTPGQRRTRLAIALATVVAVPLAVAGLVTAAISGGDDQLEAIPAIVVNNDEFVTTTDADGEEQVLLAGRLLVTELTGPDMVGFDWTISNDEEAAEALADGAAYAVLTIPEDFSASVATISGDAPEQAELTIVTDDAHAYLTGSVAQSVGDAMSSAFGREITEQYLAGLYGGLETTADALGDAADGATQLADGVDELAGGLDGLAGGADATADGVSATADGAAATASGAGEIAGGVGGLATGLDQLAGGVGSAATGAAEAASGAHAYADGVALYASGVDGVADGAAAFSAGISDPAQGLDALTAGVTSYVGGVSDAADGFGMLAPQLEAVLAAADAAGVPGAAQLMGAPTATAQGLDALVAAGETGTPTQPGLIPSTAAAVGATQAGAADLADGAAQVSAGSAEITGGADELAAGVDGLAAGLGQLSTASTDAAGGANQLAGGAFALADGAGQLAGGASQLADGARQLADGTSGAASGASELSTGAGALADGLTEGADEAAAVAGIDAEQAAAVVAQPVVTTAERANPIASVGEAVGMFFVPVGLWVGALAMFLIFRPVTAAELRSTAPTSRIVFRGLARACLVGLAQAVVATVLLHASLGVGWAMLPQTLAFAGLVALVFTALHAFLSTWLGRLGMVVSLVLLAVQLLASGGLFPVEILSAPFQAISPFLPLTWAVAGMQAIVSGVGGSAVAMPALILAAFGLFAVVGSLALVARRRGARSFGFASARLADR
- a CDS encoding TetR/AcrR family transcriptional regulator; this translates as MTTTTPEARTAPSDALRDTALRHFAASGFAGASLQQIADDAGYAKSSVLYHFGSKEALLEAAISPALEALEHVIDELVASDLAADDWVRFRERFIEMLLAHRLEVFTFINHRSSFAGVPVCTRTDDVIRRLTDLIFAQQPSTEERLRFGIALGGAAYALVAGMTYRDEADFAEDDVVRRALNRIVGELLEPVTAQR
- a CDS encoding sugar phosphate isomerase/epimerase family protein, producing MIPIGMSTTCVYPLPPADAFREAAEVGFDGVEVMVTQEETTQDASALLSLADAHGLPVLSIHAPVLLLTHFVWGRDPRVKLERTAALARDTGADTVVVHPPFRWQAGYAEQFLPIVRETAEEYGVHIAVENMFPWRVAKRNLKAYAPGPDPREMDCDDITLDFSHAALAGIDSREFAREVGGRLRHIHLCDGSGSSDDGRIFDEHLLPGRGTQPVAETLRDLADAGWHGQIAAEVNTRKARSEDERMQLLRETLDFAREHTAVASEPVAEPA